A genome region from Planctomycetota bacterium includes the following:
- a CDS encoding polyprenol monophosphomannose synthase: MAPTLPGQLLVTIATYNEIENLPRLISEVHQFAPQADILVIDDNSPDGTGQWCDKTAKTEPRLHCLHRSGKLGLGTATIAGMQYAIEHGYELVLNMDADFSHHPRYLPALIAGMDAPTPGSVDVMVGSRYIQGGAIEGWPLKRHFMSRGINWFSRLALGIGARDCSGAFRCYRVSRLKQLDFSSIRSRGYSFQEELLWRLQRLGCRISEAPITFVDRISGASKINASESANSMRILLQLGLQNWFGKR; the protein is encoded by the coding sequence ATTGCCCCTACCTTGCCCGGCCAACTCCTCGTCACGATCGCCACGTACAACGAGATTGAAAACCTCCCCAGGTTGATCTCCGAGGTGCATCAGTTTGCACCCCAGGCGGACATCCTGGTGATAGACGACAACAGCCCCGATGGCACGGGGCAATGGTGCGACAAAACGGCCAAGACCGAGCCGCGGCTCCATTGTTTGCACCGGTCGGGAAAACTGGGGCTGGGAACGGCCACCATTGCCGGCATGCAATACGCCATCGAGCATGGCTACGAGCTGGTGCTGAACATGGACGCCGATTTCAGCCACCATCCGCGTTATTTGCCGGCCCTGATCGCCGGTATGGACGCACCTACGCCGGGCTCGGTCGATGTGATGGTCGGCTCGCGCTACATTCAGGGGGGTGCCATCGAAGGCTGGCCGCTGAAACGACACTTCATGAGCCGCGGCATCAATTGGTTCTCGCGCCTGGCGCTGGGCATTGGCGCCCGCGATTGCAGCGGCGCGTTCCGTTGTTACCGCGTCTCGCGATTGAAGCAGCTCGACTTTAGCAGCATTCGCTCGCGCGGCTATTCGTTCCAGGAAGAACTTTTGTGGCGATTACAGCGGCTCGGCTGTCGGATTTCCGAGGCACCGATCACGTTTGTTGATCGCATCAGCGGCGCGTCGAAAATTAATGCGTCGGAGTCCGCTAATTCGATGCGCATTCTCTTGCAGCTTGGCCTGCAGAATTGGTTCGGCAAGCGGTAA